aagatttttttttgatGAGTTGTCGAGATAAAGGCTCCGtcttctttattattttgtcttgttcgGTTCTTGTACCGGAACTGTCGCGGTAGTGGTCCCGATGGTGGATGCAAAGCACCATGTTACGGCCGTTGCCCAAAATCAGCAAGTAGGGGGAGTGCTGGAAGTTTTGATAATGTAGCCCTATTTTATTCCTCTTTTATTTGAGCACTCCCATTTCAGTTAGGTACATTTTCTAGTCTTATGTAATTGAGTCAGTTGAGATACCAGTTTAATAAGGCCTTCATGATGCGCATTAAGTATAGGGAATCTTGAGAGTGAAGCTAGTGTTTTCACCACGTTTGTTGGATGTGGTGGTGAAGTAAAAGTAAGAAGAGTCAAAAGACACAAGTATAACACCTAACCAAACGCCTTGCCAACTCTGACAGAATAGACATATCCTATCATAGATACCCAAGTCAAAATAAAgccaatgatgaagaacaTTGAAATAAAACACTCCATGATCTGATTGCCTGCTGAGACGCCCCTTCCCCCCTCCTTCCTTTTCCGAAAACAAAAATGCAACTGTCAAGACTTGGAAGCAAATGCTTAAACAGCGTCCATGCTAGCTCTTGTTGTGAGCTGCTCATTCTTATTGCCCAGCCTCGAAATCTGTAAAAAGGCGTCAACGCCGTACCCCTCCAGACTGTGTAGGTTCAGCGAGCCAGCCCAGTATTCGGCATAGACACGACTTAGGGGGAGGCCCATGCCGAGCCGCAGATTAGGAGGCCGGCTGGTGAGAGTCGAGAGCGAGCCCAGGTACGTGGGCGCCTTGAGGTCAGCCCGGCCGAGCTCGTCGGTGACATGAAGCTCCTGCATGGTGGCGGCCATGCGGGGCACCTGGCCGAGGTTCTCGAGGCGTTTCTGGCTCTGGGGGCCTTTGCTGAAGGACCAGAGGTACGGCAGCTCGTCGCGGgggatgccgccgccgcggtCTGATATCCGGATGATGACGTGTTCCTGCGCTTCGCAGATTGTGACTTCGATGggcgggggaggagaggaggcgTGGTcgggctgttgctgatggCGGTCGATGACGGCCTGGACGGAGTTGCGCAGGAGCTCCCCGACAATGTACTCGAGGTGGCTGAGGATGTAGGGGAAGCTGGCGTTGAGGTGGCCGTCGATTTTCACCTCGGGCACCTGCACCTGGGGCCCGTTGGTGGAGCGGGCGAGCTGGGTGACGGCTTTTGCGCAGCGGCTGATGACATCCTTGGCGAAGCACTTGATGAAGACTTCGCCTATGAAGTCGGACTCGGAGAGGGTGGCGCCGGGCGAGAAGTAGGGGGAGTTAAAAGTTTCTGTAAGGGAGAGATGTTGCTCCGCGATGACTCGTCGAGAGATGCGCTACGTGGCTCACAGTCAGCTTTTCCGCTGTCATTGCAGATGGGGTGGTGAGAAGACTTACCGATCGAAGAATGACATTCATAAAGTGATCCAGCTCTTTGGGGTCCATCAGGCGGCCGCACTCGAGAATGCCCATGGCGAGCTTGGGGATGACGGTCAGGTGGCCTTTGAGGTTCTGGCTGATAACCTCGCAGAACTTTTCATTGTCCTCCAAGGTTTTGATTTCTTTAAACTTGCGAAAGGTGTCAAACGCCTTGTAATAGAGCTGGTAGACCTCTTCGATGTGTGGGTTTGTTACAACAACGTAGGGAAGCTGTTGCATGTCACGGATCCGATGCGCAATTCTGTAAAATGCATCCCACAATTAGCATCTTCACATTGACAAAATGAGAAGTACGACGTCATTACCTGACTGGGAGCTCGGTTCGGACGTAGTTTGCAGAGCTTATAAGTCGCGACTCGGTTAGGGAGCGTCCGAATACCATCAGCTGGCGCAAGCTGATCGGGCGTGCCTCTTTCGCAACCCATCTGCACgagacgacgacaacgtTAGCGCATGCGCTCGCCTaggaagagagacatgaAGATGTGCGAGAATGAACAGCGAGATAGGCTGTCAAATATGAGGTTGAATATAGATGTAATGATGGATTGAGCATACTCGTCCAACACAGAAACCGGGCGCCACGTGCCGTTGCTGGCGCCAGCCTGAGCCGCATATCTCTTCTGAATCTTCGCAAGAGGAGACGTCGCTATCAAGATCGGCCGAGGAATCGCTTTATTGAGCGTCGAGTTGGCAAACGGTCGACATCGTTTGCCGTGGCAGCGCAGCGCTACGGAGAACATGCCCACGGTTCCATGCAGCACAGAGGGATcggagagagatgaagctaGTCGAAAGCTGGTGACGATCGTGTCGCGTGCGAACAGTGAGCGGTGCAGCGTTGAAGAGGAGCGGAGCAGAGGCGGAAATGGAAATGCGATGCAGAGAGGAGAAGTCGAGAATCAGGCGATCAGTCGAGAGGGGAATTGGAGCGCTTGGTCTTGTTTCGTCGTCAAGTCAAGCCAGGGCAAATGGCTTTTAATAAAGCAGCTCCGAGGCATGTGCCGGTAGATCTGGTGCTTAAGGTTTGGTCAGCCTGAAGCCTGGCGAAAGGGGCCCCACAGACTGCGGTATCGGCACACTCCGAATGGGCGGCATGTTCTGGAGTCCAGAAGATGAATCACTGGGCTAGAATTTTTGGGTTACAGGGGACAATCGGGGATTAAAGCTGTTTAGAGCATCTAAAGATACATCCAGACTATCTGATGCTGTCGCTGTGTTGGGTTGGTTCAACGAAGCTCTACAGTACATACAGCTACGAACCCACCTGGTAGCGTCAAGCTTCCAAGTACCTGCAGCAGCCTGGAGTCAAGTGTAAAGAGGGTTCTGAGAGGAGACCAGATAGAACTTTGCGTATCCCAGGTCGGTCCCTAGATAAACGCCACCCAACTAAACATGAAATGAGAGACCATAGCAAGCTTACAGATACAATATGCAAGAGAGCCCATACAGGCGTAAGCAATTATGTGCTTGGAAGGGCGTACAAGGCGCGGCAAAGTGACACATCTAGTATAAGTACCAAGGTCCAAGGTTAGACGGATGGGAATCCCGCCACTGCACCATTCATCACATGTAATTTTGTGACAATCGCATGCAGTGCTCCCCTTGATTGAGTCACTCCAACGCAGGTCAATGCCaaagcatcaagcaagatCAAGTTTCCAAGACTGTAGCAGCCTATTCCTACCAGCTAGGCAGTCCTCTAGCCTGCGACAGGCAGCCACACATACAGGTTGCAGTATTGATCTGCATTTCGTGCGTTGCACTAtcgtcaccatcttctccagattGTCCATACGGTACGAATTGAGAATTAAGAACCGGCATCTATAGATTTGCAATTCTGTCTACTTATTATGACGGAAGAAATATACTGACGCCCATCATCCCCCTCTCGATGCTGTATGCTTGCTACTAAGGTATCTTTGATAATACTAGGTACAAATGCAAGTGTACCATCAGTCACAAGCAAAACTGCTGGCCTAGTCTTCCTTAGTCAGCGGCGAGGTGGGGTCCTTTCGGGGTGAGGTGGGGAGCACGAGGTTCAGCAAAGAGTCGATCGCTGTTAGAGCGGTACTCGGCTGTGACGGATGGATACCGCGGGGTCTTGACCGGCTGGCGGGGTATGTGCAGGTTCTCGCTTATCACAACGCAGCTCAGCTCAGTCAGTCCAAGCAACCATCATCGATTGTCTCTTTGTTAAGCTTGACTGTCTTTGTCTCAACAGGGTGCATGAATAAATACACCGAGCCGAGGGATCAAAGACAAAGCTCGGAATGGCTGGACGAAAATAAGCCCTACCGCCAGTAATCGTGTACTTTAATCTTCCTTATTTCAATCTACTACACCTATAGATGCTCACCCCCTGGAATATcagcttccatctcatctatGTACGGAGCAGAGCACATTCCCAAGGTAGGAAAgcttcccccctcctccaccactGCTGCAGCCTCTTAGCTACGGCCATCGAAGCCATTGACCACTCAATACCCCAAAAAGAATGGAGCTTGCGGTCATAAAACACATACCGCCACCAAAAGCCCATAGCTGCTAACGTAATGACGCCAGCTGCCAGAGGGTCTGGCAGTGTTCAAGCCAATGCCAGAGCTTCGTGaagtctttttttctcgccgcTGCTCCACTAGGAAACTGAGGACGAAATAGAGAAATCAATAAAAGTCACTTGGCAGAAAAACCTGGACCTTTGTACCCAACTCCGCCTTGCCTCGGCCATCGCCAGTCTGGGTTTCTGTTGTTCAGTTCGCATCGTCTAGGTTCATATTGATTAAATTCCTTTTAGCTTCTGGTCGCCTTGTCAAACCCACCCGCCCACTGTGCAACCGAACCAACTTTTGCCGGCTGGCCGATAGGGATCTTATCTGTCTCTAATCTGTCTCGCTGCCGGCGCCTTGTTTGGTacttgacttttttttcctttgcacTGCATGTGGTTTTCTGCTCTTGCCTCCCTTGCAAGGCTCATCCAAGCCGCTACTGTCTGCCTACCTTAGTAGCACGAGAAGTACCTTGAGTACCTAGAGCTACAGTACTGCGGCCGTTGCTCTTGCccgttgccgttgctccCGCTGCAACTTCCCCAACCCAAATCCGCCAGCACGGGCAGCCGCCACACACgcgccttcttcatcgcaaGCCCTGCACCCCGCCAGCGCTTTGCAACAGCTGGAGCTCCTGCACGTTCCTGGCCTGCCTCTGGCCTCAGGCCCTTTCTGAAATCATGGTAcgtctctttgtcttcttaCCTCTTATCATCCTCTAGTATCAAGTCGAGTTCGGCCGAGCCTTTGTGCTTCTGAatctgcatcttgcatctgcatctgcgtcttcTGGCCGGCAATTGCGCTTCACGACCccagtcgtcatcatcgtcatcgtcatcgttcatcatcatcatcgtatcatctgcatcttcacAACATCCCACGTCCTCGGCTGTGCTCTGATCCGATCTGGCTCTGGATCTGGCTCTGTCGTTTTcatctcttcgtcttccattCCCCTTTCAGCCTCAGTATCTTCCCTCCTCTCGTCGAGACCTGTCTCTGCCTGCCATCATAGCTGCTGCAGTGCATCGCCAGtgtcctcgtcgtcgtcgcagCGTGGGGAAAAGTCGCAACGTTCCGAGGGCCTCCCAGCTTGGCGAGCTCTGCTCTCCGATCGCTCCGAGGCATCGCCACAAGCATCCGGTTAAATCCAGGCTGGGTGACCTCGCGTTTCTACTTCTCTTAGGCCCCTCACTTCCACCTCACCACAGCTGAATTTGTCAATCGTCATCATGCAGTCCGACGACGAAGCCCGCCAACCTGGGCTACCGTATCGAATCCGAGCTAACGATGCCACTCGCAAACAGAGCTACAACGTTCCTTCACCCAACGACATGGTCGTCGACACAGACGACTATGTCGGCGTCCCCAACGCTCCCGAGAAAGAATCTgtggccatcatcagcccCGAAGGCGCCGTCGAACATGAGGCCGATCAGCTACAAGATCTGCCTCTAGCTAACGACTGTGCGtatttctctccctctccctcttctctgaCAAGAGCGCCCTCACTGACTTGACTCGTGCTATTGCAGATGAGGCCATGAAAGAGATTGTTCTCCCGCCCCTGCTCGACGAGCCCAAGATCCTCCAAGACTTTGTACACACATGGACGGTCGAGAACTGGCGAAGCCTTGGCAAGCGAGAACACGGCCCCGTATTTGAAGCAGGCGGCTTTCCATGGTCCGTTTACCACGATTTGATATACATACATCCTCGTGTATAAGTTCGCTCCCAGCTGACACTGCTACATCTAGGCGCATTCTGCTCTTTCCCCATGGTAACAACACTGATCAATGCTCCATCTACCTGGAGCACGGGTTCGAGCCCGATGCCATTCCCGAGAATTGGAGCTGTTGCGTGCAATTTGGCTTGGTCCTTTGGAACCCTAATGATCCCAGCCTATATGTCAATCATGCCGCGCATCATCGCTTCACTAAGGAGGAAGGCGATTGGGGCTTCACCCGCTTCGTTGAGATTCGGAGAATGTTCAACGTGCCTTGGGAAGGTGACAGTCGGCCGCTGGTAGAGAACGACACTGCTAACATAACAGCCTACGTCCGTTTTGTCGAGGACGAGACTGGCGTGCTTTGGCACAACTTTACCAACTACGACTCCAAGAAAGAAACGGGCTATGTTGGTCTCAAGAATCAAGGTGCCACCTGCTACCtcaactctcttctccagtcGCTATACTTCACAAACGCTTTCAGAAAAGTCAGTTCTCCCTGCTCCTTTCTTGCTTGCAAACATCTTACCTAGTCCAACACCTGTTACTAACTCTGCATAGGCCATCTACGAAATTCCAACCGAAAATGATGAAAGCATGCAGAATTCTGCTTACACTCTGCAGCGCCTTTTTTATCAATTGCAGACATCCGAGCAGGCGGTTGGCACGAATGAATTAACAAAGTCCTTCGGCTGGGAAACGAGACACATCTTCGAGCAGCAAGACGTGCAGGAGTTGTCGCGAAAACTCATGGAACGcatggaggagaagatgaagggcACCAAGGCCGAAAACGTACTGCCTGAGCTTTTCAGTGGTAAGATTAAGACGTACATTTCATGCATAAATGTCGACTACGAATCAAAGCGCATTGAGGATTTTTGGGATATCCAGCTCAACGTCAGCGGAAACAAGAACCTTTTGGAAAGTTTTCAAGACTATATCCAggtcgagaagatggacggaGAAAACCAATATTTTGCTGGCGATCAGCACAAGTTGCAGGATGCCAACAAGGGCGTCATATTCACCAGTTTCCCAGACGTTCTGCACCTCCAGCTCAAGCGATTCGAGTATGACATTCAAAgagacatgatgatgaagattaACGACCGCTACGAATTCCCTGACACTTTTGACGCTTCCCCTTATctcatggacgaggccgacCGATCCGAGCCCTGGATTTACCAACTACATGGTGTCCTTGTACACAGCGGCGACTTGAACGCCGGTCACTATTATGCGTTTATCA
Above is a genomic segment from Trichoderma breve strain T069 chromosome 6, whole genome shotgun sequence containing:
- a CDS encoding mitochondrial branched-chain alpha-ketoacid dehydrogenase kinase domain-containing protein, which encodes MFSVALRCHGKRCRPFANSTLNKAIPRPILIATSPLAKIQKRYAAQAGASNGTWRPVSVLDEWVAKEARPISLRQLMVFGRSLTESRLISSANYVRTELPVRIAHRIRDMQQLPYVVVTNPHIEEVYQLYYKAFDTFRKFKEIKTLEDNEKFCEVISQNLKGHLTVIPKLAMGILECGRLMDPKELDHFMNVILRSRISRRVIAEQHLSLTETFNSPYFSPGATLSESDFIGEVFIKCFAKDVISRCAKAVTQLARSTNGPQVQVPEVKIDGHLNASFPYILSHLEYIVGELLRNSVQAVIDRHQQQPDHASSPPPPIEVTICEAQEHVIIRISDRGGGIPRDELPYLWSFSKGPQSQKRLENLGQVPRMAATMQELHVTDELGRADLKAPTYLGSLSTLTSRPPNLRLGMGLPLSRVYAEYWAGSLNLHSLEGYGVDAFLQISRLGNKNEQLTTRASMDAV